One window of the Candidatus Chryseobacterium colombiense genome contains the following:
- a CDS encoding ferritin-like domain-containing protein, giving the protein MNILKLLDKLSNDKFFTTEATRLETLTNISEFGKKAAVASIPLGLGTLVSTPAKAETTTTNNTTFFKSVLTDALQLALVLEYLENEYYAMGLAAGTLIPSADRVVFMQISKHESAHVTFLKNTLTSLGVTPGAKPTFDFTAGGNFTPFTDYNQFLILAQAFEDTGVRAYKGQAGNVMSNKAVLQAALQIHSVEARHASQVRRMRANKGWIELADGGNMPSATNPVYAGEGNINQAGFNTSTAFGAAAGSAAYDEILTGSDAQAIASLFIV; this is encoded by the coding sequence ATGAATATTCTTAAATTACTAGATAAACTTTCAAATGATAAATTCTTCACTACGGAAGCTACAAGATTAGAAACATTAACCAACATTTCAGAATTCGGGAAGAAAGCAGCCGTTGCTTCTATTCCTCTTGGATTAGGAACTTTGGTATCAACTCCGGCAAAAGCTGAAACGACAACAACTAACAATACCACATTTTTTAAATCTGTTTTAACCGATGCCTTACAACTGGCACTCGTTTTAGAATATCTGGAAAATGAATATTATGCTATGGGGTTAGCTGCAGGAACATTAATTCCAAGTGCAGACAGAGTTGTCTTTATGCAGATTTCAAAACACGAATCTGCTCATGTTACCTTTTTAAAAAATACATTGACTTCGTTGGGAGTAACTCCGGGTGCAAAACCAACTTTTGATTTTACCGCAGGAGGAAATTTTACTCCATTTACAGATTATAATCAATTTTTAATTCTTGCCCAGGCTTTTGAGGATACCGGAGTAAGAGCTTATAAAGGACAGGCAGGAAATGTAATGTCTAACAAAGCTGTTCTTCAGGCTGCCTTACAAATACACTCAGTAGAAGCAAGACATGCTTCGCAGGTTCGCAGAATGAGAGCCAACAAAGGCTGGATAGAATTAGCAGACGGTGGAAACATGCCTTCCGCAACCAATCCTGTGTATGCCGGAGAAGGCAATATCAATCAGGCAGGCTTCAATACCTCTACAGCGTTTGGAGCAGCAGCAGGTTCAGCAGCTTATGATGAAATTCTTACAGGAAGTGATGCGCAAGCGATAGCATCTTTGTTTATTGTTTAG
- a CDS encoding ferritin-like domain-containing protein produces MKNTIHVSNQGATLDTSRRNFLKLSGIGLAMAGLTLIGCDDNQYDYMADDKVFDLGSGDVGVLNYAYALEQLEADFYTKVVNNFYAGISSIEKDLFTDLYHHEVIHRDFFKAAISGATMNVLPKLEFQYPNVNFNDRNSVLATAKALEDTGVAAYNGAGKYISNADYLVIAGKIVSVEARHASAIRNLINPGTAAFSGDDVIDGNGLDLAKEPKDIVMAAGGFIKTPFTWKEQGIN; encoded by the coding sequence ATGAAAAACACTATTCATGTTTCTAATCAGGGAGCTACTCTTGATACGAGCAGACGGAATTTTTTAAAGCTCAGCGGTATAGGCTTAGCAATGGCAGGACTTACATTGATTGGTTGTGATGATAACCAATATGATTATATGGCCGATGATAAAGTATTTGATTTAGGTTCTGGTGACGTAGGTGTTCTGAATTATGCTTATGCATTGGAACAGCTTGAAGCGGATTTTTATACAAAGGTTGTTAATAACTTCTATGCAGGAATCTCAAGCATTGAAAAAGACCTGTTCACAGATCTTTATCATCACGAAGTGATCCACAGAGATTTCTTCAAAGCTGCAATAAGCGGGGCAACGATGAATGTTCTTCCTAAACTGGAATTCCAATATCCGAATGTGAATTTTAATGACAGAAATTCTGTATTGGCAACGGCAAAAGCACTTGAAGATACAGGTGTGGCAGCTTACAACGGGGCCGGTAAATACATTAGCAATGCTGATTATTTAGTGATTGCAGGAAAAATTGTTTCAGTAGAGGCAAGACATGCTTCTGCGATAAGAAATTTAATCAATCCGGGAACAGCAGCGTTCTCCGGAGACGATGTAATAGACGGTAACGGATTGGATCTTGCCAAAGAGCCCAAAGATATTGTAATGGCAGCGGGAGGATTTATCAAAACACCTTTCACTTGGAAAGAGCAGGGAATCAATTAA
- a CDS encoding fasciclin domain-containing protein, producing MNTKSKIAVLGMMVLSFAFSGNAAAQMSKEKTVMVGGAPMYPSKNIIENAVNSKDHKTLVAAVKAAGLVETLQGAGPFTVLAPTDEAFAKLPKGTVENLVKPENKATLTKILTYHVLAGKYSAKQIWAAVKAGNGKAMMKTVEGENLTFWTKGKDLYIKDSKGNNAKVTIADVNQSNGVIHVIDTVLMP from the coding sequence ATGAACACAAAATCAAAAATCGCAGTTTTAGGAATGATGGTATTATCATTTGCTTTCAGTGGAAATGCAGCTGCACAGATGTCAAAAGAAAAAACAGTAATGGTAGGAGGCGCTCCGATGTATCCTTCTAAAAACATTATTGAAAACGCCGTAAACTCCAAAGATCACAAAACTTTGGTAGCAGCTGTAAAAGCAGCCGGTTTGGTAGAAACCTTACAGGGAGCAGGTCCATTTACAGTATTAGCCCCTACAGATGAAGCATTCGCAAAATTACCGAAAGGTACAGTGGAAAACCTTGTAAAACCAGAGAACAAAGCAACGCTTACCAAGATATTAACTTATCATGTTCTTGCTGGAAAATACAGTGCTAAACAAATCTGGGCAGCAGTAAAAGCTGGAAACGGAAAAGCTATGATGAAAACCGTTGAAGGTGAAAATCTTACTTTCTGGACAAAAGGAAAAGACCTGTACATAAAAGATTCTAAAGGAAATAATGCAAAAGTAACAATCGCTGACGTAAATCAGTCAAACGGAGTGATTCATGTTATTGATACGGTATTGATGCCGTAG
- a CDS encoding sigma-70 family RNA polymerase sigma factor, which translates to MYDNYSGALYGIILRIVQSKEYTEEVIQDVFVKIWNSIHQYDSSKGRFYTWMINIARNTAIDYLKSKSFQNELKNQPLPDFVYNSKELSITNDSSDYIGFNKVLESLDVDKKELIDLAYYQGYTQNEISDKLKIPLGTVKTKMRNALIKLKDLLKDYQ; encoded by the coding sequence TTGTATGACAACTATTCCGGTGCGTTGTATGGAATTATTCTACGGATTGTTCAGTCTAAAGAATATACCGAAGAAGTTATTCAGGATGTTTTTGTTAAAATCTGGAATTCTATCCATCAGTATGATTCATCTAAAGGCAGATTCTATACCTGGATGATCAATATTGCAAGAAATACGGCAATAGATTATTTAAAATCAAAAAGTTTTCAAAACGAGTTAAAAAACCAACCGCTTCCGGATTTCGTATATAACTCCAAAGAACTTTCAATCACTAATGATTCATCAGATTACATTGGATTTAATAAGGTGCTTGAAAGTCTGGACGTTGACAAGAAGGAACTTATCGATCTCGCGTATTATCAGGGATATACACAAAATGAAATATCCGATAAACTGAAAATACCGCTGGGAACGGTAAAAACTAAGATGCGGAATGCGCTGATAAAATTAAAAGACTTGCTAAAAGATTATCAATAA
- a CDS encoding anti-sigma factor, with product MNTKEYISSGIIESYILGLASPEEAGILECVMKNNAEVKAAVEEAQKTLEDLATVQSVTPPADLKTKIWDKIQQEQTVEKLHPVVSTDIPSAKPQEEIKIQGNSNWKAFAIAASVLFLISVAGNLFWMNSQSETKENLTKIQTEKKNQDLAMQKMHEKIEMVSNPDMKMVMLKGVEKHADSKAMVFWNTKTKEVYLNADSLPKAPEGMQYQLWAIEDGKPVNAGMYTEDKDSKIAIANIPNAQAFAITLEKQGGSPTPTMENMYVMGGV from the coding sequence TTGAACACTAAAGAATACATATCATCCGGAATAATAGAATCTTATATTCTAGGTCTTGCTTCTCCTGAGGAAGCGGGGATTTTGGAGTGTGTTATGAAAAATAATGCAGAAGTAAAGGCGGCTGTTGAAGAAGCTCAAAAAACATTGGAGGATCTTGCTACTGTACAGTCTGTAACGCCTCCGGCAGATTTAAAAACAAAGATCTGGGATAAGATTCAGCAGGAACAGACTGTTGAGAAATTACATCCTGTAGTTTCAACAGATATACCTTCTGCAAAGCCTCAGGAAGAAATTAAAATTCAAGGGAATAGTAATTGGAAAGCTTTTGCAATTGCTGCATCGGTATTGTTTTTGATAAGTGTGGCAGGAAATCTTTTCTGGATGAATAGCCAGTCTGAAACCAAAGAAAATCTTACAAAAATACAGACCGAGAAGAAAAATCAGGATCTTGCAATGCAGAAAATGCATGAAAAAATAGAAATGGTTTCAAATCCTGATATGAAAATGGTTATGCTGAAAGGAGTAGAGAAACATGCCGATTCTAAAGCGATGGTTTTCTGGAATACCAAAACAAAAGAAGTATATCTGAATGCTGATAGTTTACCCAAAGCTCCTGAAGGAATGCAGTATCAATTGTGGGCTATTGAAGATGGAAAACCTGTGAATGCGGGAATGTACACGGAAGATAAAGACAGTAAAATAGCGATTGCCAATATTCCGAATGCCCAAGCTTTTGCCATTACTTTGGAAAAACAAGGCGGTAGTCCAACCCCTACTATGGAAAATATGTATGTAATGGGTGGGGTATAG
- a CDS encoding helix-turn-helix domain-containing protein — translation MHYSIVKDVLNLLEKFEVENESNAYASDIEGFKTWLCTKESSASKKENEPYWEGKENGRSPESVISTSLVHLNRYAKSYSKSAILDSDFATQEDFIYLITLKTFGEMTKMELIKKNIHEKPAGMLIINRLIKLGWIEQQESEKDKRTKVINITDSGRVSLENQMSRIRMATNIVAGNLDHSEKMELIRILEKLEKFHHPIFSRHIESRELIDTISSEYSFLKN, via the coding sequence ATGCATTATTCTATTGTAAAAGATGTTCTCAACTTACTTGAAAAATTTGAGGTCGAAAATGAAAGCAATGCTTATGCTTCGGATATAGAAGGTTTCAAAACATGGTTGTGTACAAAAGAGTCTTCAGCATCCAAGAAAGAGAATGAACCTTATTGGGAGGGCAAAGAAAATGGAAGAAGCCCGGAAAGTGTAATAAGCACTTCATTGGTACACCTTAACAGATATGCGAAATCGTATTCAAAATCTGCAATCCTGGATTCTGATTTTGCAACACAGGAAGATTTTATTTATCTGATTACACTCAAGACATTTGGAGAAATGACCAAAATGGAGCTCATTAAAAAGAATATTCATGAGAAACCGGCAGGAATGCTGATTATCAACAGGCTTATTAAGCTTGGATGGATAGAGCAACAAGAGTCTGAGAAAGATAAAAGAACAAAAGTGATAAATATTACTGATTCAGGAAGGGTGTCCTTAGAAAATCAGATGAGCAGAATAAGAATGGCTACGAATATTGTAGCCGGAAATCTTGATCATTCAGAAAAAATGGAGCTGATAAGAATTCTTGAGAAATTGGAAAAATTCCATCATCCGATCTTCAGCCGTCATATAGAATCCAGAGAACTTATTGATACCATTAGCTCAGAATATTCATTCCTAAAAAATTAA
- the crtI gene encoding phytoene desaturase family protein, with the protein MSKKIAIIGSGFSGLSSAAYLAKEGNEVHVFEKNSNVGGRARQFRTEEGYTFDMGPSWYWMPDIIEAFFEDFGKKSSDFYELVRLDPQFEMVFSDGIMSIPDSYEKMTALFEKMEKGAGKQLDAFMKDAQVKYEIGMKDFVNKPCHSWLEFVSPKMAANALKLDLLSSFSKFVRKYFKHPKLITLMEFPVIFLGAAPSKIPALYSLMNYGGYKLGTWYPMGGFSKVTEAMMQIAKDQGGYFHFNSTVEKINVENDKAHSIQVNGEEQYFDIVIASSDYHHTESKLLPTNSRNYASSYWEKKTFAPSCLIYYLGIKGKIPGLKHHTLFFENELELHTHEIYEDKKWPTKPLFYACCPSKTDQTVAPENCENVFLLMPVAPGIEDSEEIREKYFHEMIRRLEIHTGSSDILSKIEYKRSYCINDFEEDYNAYKGNAYGLANTLSQTAVLKPSMRNKKIKNLLYTGQLTVPGPGVPPSIISGKIAANEASKIN; encoded by the coding sequence ATGAGTAAAAAAATAGCCATTATCGGTTCAGGATTTTCCGGTTTGTCTTCAGCAGCTTATCTGGCCAAAGAAGGCAACGAAGTTCATGTGTTTGAAAAAAACAGTAATGTGGGTGGAAGAGCAAGACAATTTAGAACCGAAGAAGGTTATACTTTTGATATGGGGCCAAGCTGGTACTGGATGCCGGATATTATAGAAGCATTTTTTGAGGATTTTGGAAAAAAGTCATCAGATTTTTATGAATTGGTCAGATTAGATCCTCAGTTTGAAATGGTTTTTTCGGATGGAATCATGAGCATTCCGGACAGCTATGAGAAAATGACTGCTTTATTCGAAAAGATGGAAAAAGGAGCAGGAAAACAACTCGATGCTTTTATGAAAGATGCTCAGGTTAAATATGAGATCGGAATGAAAGATTTCGTCAACAAACCTTGTCATTCATGGTTGGAGTTCGTTTCCCCAAAAATGGCTGCAAATGCATTGAAACTGGATTTGCTGAGTAGTTTTAGCAAGTTTGTGAGAAAGTATTTTAAGCATCCTAAGCTCATCACATTGATGGAGTTTCCGGTTATTTTTTTGGGAGCAGCACCCTCAAAAATTCCTGCTTTGTACAGCCTTATGAACTATGGTGGATATAAATTAGGGACTTGGTATCCAATGGGTGGTTTTTCAAAAGTAACTGAAGCGATGATGCAGATCGCAAAAGATCAGGGAGGGTATTTTCATTTTAATTCAACAGTTGAAAAGATTAATGTTGAAAATGATAAAGCTCATTCAATACAGGTGAATGGAGAAGAACAATATTTTGATATCGTTATTGCTTCATCAGATTACCATCATACTGAGAGTAAGCTTCTTCCTACGAATAGCAGAAATTACGCTTCTTCCTATTGGGAAAAGAAAACATTTGCCCCTTCTTGCCTCATTTATTATTTAGGGATTAAAGGGAAAATTCCTGGTCTGAAGCATCATACCCTTTTCTTCGAGAATGAACTTGAATTGCATACTCATGAAATTTATGAAGATAAAAAATGGCCCACAAAACCATTATTTTATGCCTGCTGTCCATCTAAAACTGATCAAACGGTTGCTCCTGAAAATTGTGAGAATGTATTTCTTTTAATGCCTGTAGCACCCGGAATAGAAGATTCTGAAGAAATAAGAGAAAAATATTTCCATGAAATGATCAGAAGGCTGGAAATCCACACCGGAAGTTCAGATATCCTTTCAAAAATAGAGTATAAAAGAAGTTATTGTATCAATGATTTTGAAGAAGATTATAATGCCTACAAAGGAAATGCTTATGGTCTTGCCAATACATTATCCCAAACGGCAGTTCTAAAACCTTCAATGAGAAATAAAAAAATTAAAAACCTGTTGTATACCGGACAGCTTACAGTTCCCGGACCGGGAGTGCCTCCATCTATAATTTCCGGTAAAATAGCAGCGAATGAAGCCAGCAAAATAAATTAA
- a CDS encoding phytoene/squalene synthase family protein: MKKLFDDLSYKVSRETTKLYSTSFSLGIIALAPKLRNPIYAIYGYVRLADEIVDSFHAYDKQKLLLRYKEETFQALEDGISLNPILQSFQETVHKYKIDYSLIHQFLKSMEMDLQKIDYNSDLYKEYIVGSAEVVGLMCLHIFTEGNTKEFERLKPYAMMLGSAFQKVNFLRDMKDDYQILGRCYFPNVDISYFDNTVKAHIEKEIEEEFQIALQGIKKLPGSSRFGVYLAFKYYTSLFRKIKRTSANEMINRRIRISNGKKISVMMSSYLQYKTSFL, translated from the coding sequence ATGAAAAAATTGTTTGACGACCTTTCTTACAAGGTAAGCAGAGAAACTACAAAGCTGTACAGTACAAGCTTTTCTCTGGGGATAATAGCACTTGCACCAAAACTGAGAAATCCGATATATGCCATTTATGGATATGTGCGCCTTGCCGATGAAATTGTGGACAGCTTTCATGCCTATGATAAGCAAAAGCTTTTATTGCGGTATAAAGAGGAGACTTTTCAGGCTTTGGAAGATGGCATTTCACTTAATCCCATCTTACAGTCTTTTCAGGAAACGGTTCATAAATACAAGATTGATTACAGTCTCATTCACCAGTTTCTGAAAAGCATGGAAATGGATCTCCAAAAAATTGATTATAATTCGGATTTGTATAAGGAATATATTGTAGGATCTGCCGAAGTTGTGGGTCTTATGTGCCTTCATATATTTACGGAAGGAAATACCAAAGAGTTTGAGAGGCTGAAACCTTATGCAATGATGTTGGGATCTGCATTTCAGAAAGTCAATTTTCTTAGGGATATGAAAGATGATTATCAGATCTTAGGACGATGCTATTTTCCGAATGTAGATATTTCTTATTTTGACAATACGGTGAAAGCTCATATTGAAAAAGAGATAGAAGAAGAATTTCAAATAGCGCTGCAGGGAATTAAAAAGCTTCCGGGTTCTTCAAGATTCGGTGTTTATCTTGCCTTTAAATATTACACTTCACTGTTCAGAAAAATAAAGAGAACTTCTGCCAATGAAATGATCAATCGAAGAATAAGAATATCCAACGGTAAGAAAATTTCGGTAATGATGAGCAGTTATCTGCAATATAAAACTTCTTTTTTATAG
- a CDS encoding SRPBCC family protein produces the protein MVHTIYKKQQLNCNIEEAWKFFSSANNLAIITPPEMNFTVLTKMDDDEIFEGMIIDYYVSPIMGIEMKWKTEITQVDFQKSFTDFQKKGPYKLWNHHHEFIVNDHGVFMKDVVKYELPFGFLGEIAHKIFVRKKLEHIFNYRYKVLEELFNTPQKL, from the coding sequence ATGGTGCATACAATTTATAAAAAACAGCAGCTGAATTGTAATATCGAAGAAGCATGGAAATTCTTTTCTTCAGCGAATAATCTTGCGATCATCACACCACCTGAGATGAACTTTACGGTGCTCACCAAAATGGATGATGATGAAATTTTTGAAGGGATGATCATTGATTACTATGTTTCTCCTATAATGGGAATAGAAATGAAATGGAAAACGGAAATTACCCAGGTTGATTTTCAAAAGAGTTTTACCGATTTCCAGAAAAAAGGACCGTACAAACTTTGGAACCATCATCATGAATTTATAGTCAATGATCATGGAGTATTTATGAAGGATGTTGTGAAGTATGAGCTTCCTTTCGGATTTTTAGGTGAAATTGCCCATAAAATATTCGTCAGAAAGAAACTTGAGCATATTTTCAATTACAGATATAAAGTTTTGGAAGAGCTTTTTAATACACCCCAAAAATTATGA
- a CDS encoding sterol desaturase family protein has translation MNLLIVLSTFFIMEGMTWCIHKYIMHGFLWKLHKDHHDHSNHGPMEKNDYFFLIFALPTIALMYYGTLQNFNFWFYIAVGIALYGMAYFFVHDIFIHQRLKILRDTKNPYLLAIRRAHKQHHKHTGKEKGECFGFLWVPVQYFKMYFNKSKA, from the coding sequence ATGAATTTGCTGATCGTACTAAGTACATTTTTCATCATGGAAGGAATGACGTGGTGTATTCATAAATACATTATGCATGGGTTTTTATGGAAATTACATAAAGATCACCACGATCATAGTAACCACGGTCCTATGGAAAAAAATGACTATTTTTTCCTGATCTTTGCTTTGCCTACCATAGCGTTGATGTATTACGGAACTTTACAGAATTTTAATTTTTGGTTCTATATAGCAGTAGGTATAGCATTATATGGAATGGCTTATTTCTTTGTTCACGATATTTTTATCCATCAAAGACTGAAGATCCTTCGGGATACTAAAAATCCTTATCTGCTTGCCATAAGAAGAGCGCATAAGCAGCACCATAAACATACAGGAAAAGAAAAAGGGGAGTGCTTCGGCTTTCTGTGGGTTCCTGTACAGTATTTCAAAATGTATTTTAATAAAAGCAAAGCCTGA
- a CDS encoding lycopene cyclase domain-containing protein, whose product MRQYTYLLIDFCTVIICFIFSFHPKIKFNRHFTAFFKASVIVASVFIIWDIWFTQRGVWWFNDTYLLGIRIYNLPVEEILFFFCIPFSCIFTYFCIDKFFTLDWNPLPEKAFVYVSIIYSLIIASYFHDKIYTLVTFASTAVSIFILYFVFKSKWIGKASLIYLFLMPGFFAVNGILTGTGLESPIVNYNPQDFLGIRMLTIPIEDTVYGYEMILWNIFLFQKFKNNE is encoded by the coding sequence ATGCGGCAATATACCTATCTTTTGATTGATTTCTGTACGGTGATCATCTGTTTTATTTTTTCATTCCATCCTAAAATAAAGTTTAACAGACATTTTACCGCATTTTTTAAAGCTTCGGTTATTGTGGCTTCAGTATTCATTATATGGGATATTTGGTTTACACAAAGAGGAGTTTGGTGGTTTAATGATACTTATCTTTTAGGAATAAGGATATATAATCTTCCGGTGGAAGAAATTCTGTTTTTTTTCTGTATTCCCTTTTCATGTATTTTCACCTACTTCTGTATAGATAAATTTTTTACGCTGGATTGGAATCCTTTACCAGAAAAAGCTTTTGTCTATGTTTCGATTATTTATTCGCTGATCATAGCTTCTTATTTTCACGATAAAATCTATACTTTAGTAACGTTTGCTTCCACTGCAGTTAGTATTTTCATCCTTTATTTTGTATTTAAATCAAAATGGATTGGTAAAGCATCTCTTATCTATCTTTTTCTGATGCCTGGTTTTTTTGCAGTAAACGGAATCCTTACAGGAACAGGTCTGGAATCTCCCATTGTCAATTACAATCCACAGGATTTCTTAGGCATAAGAATGCTTACAATACCTATTGAAGATACCGTGTATGGGTACGAAATGATTTTGTGGAACATCTTTCTATTTCAAAAATTTAAAAATAATGAGTAA
- a CDS encoding deoxyribodipyrimidine photo-lyase → MSKINIFWFRRDLRLEDNVGLHHALQSGNNVLPVFIFDTEILDLLQDKSDKRVDYIQQALNDLDKELKIRKSSLKTYYGKPIDIFEQLKDEFEIDTVFCNRDYEPQAIKRDKQIAEFLKKLDISFSDFKDQVIFEENEILKSDQSPYTVFTPYSKKWKENLKSVEEYESDFSNFIQLKDSSSILNLEDIGFKKTGINFIKPSLDRKIIDSYQQYRDFPALNHTTHLGIALRFGTISIRKCVKFALQHSYTWLNELIWREFFMQILFHFPYVVTHCFKEKYENIKWRNNEEEFKAWCEGKTGYPIVDAGMRELNETGFMHNRVRMIVASFLTKHLLIDWRWGEAYFAQKLLDYDLSANNGNWQWAAGCGCDAAPYFRIFNPEEQTKKFDKNLSYIKKWLADYDESVPLVEHKFARGRALETYKKALTEV, encoded by the coding sequence ATGAGTAAGATTAATATTTTCTGGTTCAGAAGGGATCTTAGGCTCGAAGATAATGTTGGGCTGCATCATGCTTTACAATCAGGAAACAACGTATTACCTGTATTTATATTTGATACAGAAATTTTAGATCTTCTTCAGGATAAATCAGATAAAAGAGTCGATTATATCCAACAGGCGTTGAATGATTTAGATAAAGAGCTAAAAATTCGTAAAAGCAGTCTTAAAACATATTATGGAAAGCCAATTGATATTTTTGAACAGCTTAAGGATGAGTTTGAGATTGACACTGTATTTTGTAACAGAGATTACGAACCGCAAGCTATAAAAAGAGATAAGCAAATTGCAGAATTTCTCAAAAAATTGGATATTTCATTTTCAGATTTTAAAGATCAGGTGATATTCGAAGAAAATGAAATTCTGAAAAGCGATCAGTCTCCATACACGGTTTTTACTCCCTATTCAAAAAAATGGAAGGAGAATTTAAAATCTGTTGAGGAATATGAATCAGACTTCAGTAATTTTATTCAGTTGAAAGACTCTTCAAGTATTCTTAATCTGGAGGATATTGGTTTTAAGAAAACAGGAATAAATTTTATAAAGCCTTCCCTTGACAGAAAGATCATTGATTCTTATCAACAATACAGGGATTTTCCAGCTCTAAACCATACTACGCATTTAGGAATTGCCCTTCGTTTCGGAACGATTTCTATAAGGAAATGTGTGAAATTTGCTCTTCAACATAGTTATACATGGCTTAATGAGTTGATATGGAGAGAGTTTTTTATGCAGATTCTATTTCATTTTCCTTATGTTGTAACTCATTGTTTTAAAGAAAAATATGAAAACATCAAATGGAGAAATAATGAAGAAGAATTTAAAGCCTGGTGCGAAGGAAAAACCGGTTATCCTATTGTGGATGCAGGAATGCGTGAGCTTAATGAAACAGGCTTCATGCACAACAGGGTGCGAATGATTGTCGCAAGTTTTCTTACCAAACATTTGCTGATTGACTGGCGATGGGGTGAAGCTTATTTTGCACAAAAGCTTTTAGATTATGATCTTTCTGCCAACAATGGAAACTGGCAATGGGCTGCTGGATGCGGATGTGATGCTGCTCCCTATTTCAGAATTTTTAATCCCGAAGAGCAAACCAAAAAATTTGATAAAAATCTTAGCTATATTAAAAAATGGCTTGCAGATTATGATGAGTCAGTTCCTTTAGTCGAGCATAAATTTGCTAGAGGACGTGCGTTGGAAACCTATAAGAAAGCTCTTACTGAAGTTTAA
- a CDS encoding lmo0937 family membrane protein, whose amino-acid sequence MRSILWLVAVICIAVWLLGILGIIPGISTGYLVHVLLVIAIIVILYNIITGRKPLD is encoded by the coding sequence ATGAGAAGTATATTATGGTTAGTAGCAGTCATTTGTATTGCAGTATGGCTTTTAGGAATTTTAGGAATTATTCCGGGAATCAGCACAGGATATTTAGTCCATGTATTGTTGGTAATAGCAATTATTGTGATTCTATACAATATTATCACAGGAAGAAAACCACTTGATTAG
- a CDS encoding DUF4142 domain-containing protein, with product MKNSMLVLLSAIAVVACKKKETVTVNQSTDSTAISAPAESGMTVSDSVKMSNDHDVKKVLSDQDREFAENASRGGVMEVMLGKLAATNAGSAAVKSLGEMMVKDHTKANEELTKWASGVGYTLPKDLDDKKQKKYDELKAKKGMEFDKMYTDFMVDDHEEDIKEFKKQASDGSESALKSFASNTLPTLEHHLMESKKVKEAVK from the coding sequence ATGAAAAATTCAATGTTAGTCCTTTTATCGGCCATTGCTGTGGTGGCTTGTAAGAAAAAAGAAACAGTGACTGTTAATCAATCTACAGACAGTACGGCAATATCTGCTCCGGCAGAATCAGGAATGACTGTTTCTGACTCTGTAAAAATGTCTAATGATCATGATGTAAAGAAGGTGCTGAGTGATCAGGATAGAGAGTTTGCAGAAAATGCATCAAGAGGAGGTGTCATGGAAGTAATGCTGGGAAAACTGGCAGCTACCAATGCAGGCAGTGCTGCAGTAAAATCATTAGGGGAAATGATGGTTAAAGATCATACTAAAGCCAATGAAGAGCTTACTAAATGGGCTTCAGGGGTAGGATATACATTACCTAAGGATTTAGATGATAAAAAACAGAAGAAATACGACGAGCTGAAAGCTAAAAAAGGGATGGAATTCGATAAAATGTATACCGATTTTATGGTGGATGATCATGAAGAAGATATCAAAGAATTTAAAAAACAGGCTTCTGACGGTTCAGAATCTGCCCTGAAATCGTTCGCAAGTAATACACTTCCTACTTTAGAACACCATTTAATGGAATCCAAAAAAGTAAAAGAGGCCGTAAAATAA